A portion of the Rhodanobacter sp. AS-Z3 genome contains these proteins:
- the prsT gene encoding XrtA/PEP-CTERM system TPR-repeat protein PrsT, with translation MRKIKLNTQAIHQGLLVFCVSLMLSACGLAGREGGLAAGAKAQAEGKYRAAYIEAKKVLQQDNKNGAAWLLLGRASLMLGDVKDALNDLQNAKANGVPETQWAVPMGQALLVTQQYDQLLKTLLPEPLTDTGVKTDVLRLRGDAYRGLKQFDQAEQSYKAALALAPKDSETLLGLAKLATIAGDPAAADNYVQQALAASPESPQVWVLKGDLAFDAHQLAAAEADYQKALAFKKADWLPQEHFYALTRLANAQAQQDKLDAALGNIQTLEKMSPGQPYPHYLHAVVLYKQGHLDDAISQLQQVLKGAPNNDQAQMLMGAVNYAQGNYGQAEMYLSNIIGLKPDNLEARRLLALTFYREGRSSQAVSMLRPAVQGTPSDADLLTMLKSAAAEGIASSSAKVPAVAANAPADEAFAHVDQAIASGDGAAALRLLQAIPAGDPAIEARRNSLQVMAYVRSKRTDEAVKAAANYVSAHPQDSAAHLVYGTALVAANEHAKARVQYDEAYKLDPKNIAALLSLGSLDSLERNYKDAAGRYDSVLKQDPANETAMTAQARLAMLQGDKAAAIKWFNQAIGAAPKSPAAYIGLVMLYSGTGQFDEAVSVAKRLVDVEPDNPAAQNALGAAELNAGHSSEALKPLQLAVKLAPQAPMYRINLARAQLLGKNTKEAEDNLEQVIKADPGQVQAVNLLAFVKLQNKDMPGALSLARALQGQPATKAAGFMLEGDLYTANQSHHEAVNAYQQGLKIAYERPLVLKVFQAMSADGSSEPQTVLRDWLAKHPDDAGTRALLAEYYLTHKQNALAVTEYERVVKDHPSDVGALNNLAWAYTAQGNPKALELAERAYKLAPTSPSVQDTYAWALVAGNQVGKALPLLVQAAKAAPKEPSIHYHLAVAQARTGDKAGARTTLEVLQKSGADFEGKAAAEKLYRELGGAGGSAK, from the coding sequence ATGCGCAAAATCAAGTTGAACACCCAGGCCATCCATCAGGGCTTGCTGGTCTTTTGCGTGAGCCTGATGTTGAGTGCTTGCGGCCTGGCGGGTCGGGAAGGCGGGCTGGCTGCAGGTGCCAAGGCTCAGGCCGAAGGAAAGTACCGCGCTGCCTACATCGAAGCCAAGAAAGTCCTGCAGCAAGACAACAAGAACGGTGCGGCGTGGCTGCTGCTGGGTCGCGCTTCACTGATGCTTGGCGATGTGAAGGACGCCTTGAACGATCTGCAGAATGCCAAAGCCAATGGCGTTCCGGAAACCCAATGGGCGGTGCCCATGGGACAGGCGTTGCTGGTGACCCAGCAATACGACCAGTTGCTCAAGACGCTGTTGCCTGAACCTCTGACTGACACCGGGGTCAAGACGGATGTGCTGCGACTGCGGGGCGATGCCTACCGTGGCTTGAAGCAGTTCGATCAGGCCGAGCAGTCTTACAAGGCGGCGCTGGCACTTGCTCCGAAGGACTCCGAAACGCTGTTGGGGCTAGCCAAGCTGGCCACCATTGCCGGTGACCCGGCCGCTGCGGACAACTATGTGCAGCAGGCCTTGGCCGCATCACCCGAAAGCCCCCAGGTCTGGGTACTGAAAGGTGACCTCGCCTTTGACGCCCATCAACTTGCGGCTGCCGAAGCGGACTATCAGAAAGCACTGGCCTTCAAAAAAGCGGACTGGTTGCCGCAGGAACATTTCTACGCGCTGACGCGTCTGGCCAATGCCCAGGCGCAGCAAGACAAACTTGACGCAGCACTAGGCAACATCCAGACACTGGAAAAGATGTCGCCTGGACAGCCTTATCCGCACTACCTGCATGCGGTGGTTCTGTACAAGCAGGGGCATCTGGATGATGCCATTTCACAATTGCAGCAGGTACTCAAGGGTGCGCCCAATAACGACCAGGCGCAGATGCTCATGGGCGCGGTGAACTACGCGCAGGGCAACTATGGTCAGGCCGAGATGTACCTCAGCAATATCATTGGCCTGAAGCCAGACAATCTCGAAGCGCGCCGCTTGCTGGCGCTCACCTTCTATCGCGAAGGGCGTTCGAGCCAGGCCGTGAGCATGTTGCGGCCTGCCGTGCAGGGCACACCATCCGATGCCGATCTGCTCACCATGTTGAAAAGTGCGGCGGCCGAAGGTATCGCTTCTTCCTCAGCCAAGGTGCCTGCGGTCGCTGCCAACGCACCCGCTGACGAAGCCTTTGCACACGTCGATCAAGCCATCGCGTCCGGGGACGGGGCAGCCGCATTGCGTCTGCTGCAGGCGATTCCAGCAGGTGATCCTGCCATTGAGGCGCGGCGCAACAGCTTGCAGGTCATGGCGTATGTGCGCTCGAAACGCACGGACGAGGCGGTCAAGGCCGCGGCCAACTATGTTTCCGCGCATCCGCAGGACAGTGCAGCGCATCTGGTTTATGGAACCGCACTGGTCGCGGCGAACGAGCACGCCAAGGCGCGTGTCCAGTATGACGAAGCTTACAAACTGGACCCGAAGAACATCGCCGCGCTTCTGAGTCTGGGCAGCCTCGATTCGCTGGAACGCAACTACAAGGATGCTGCCGGTCGTTACGACAGCGTCTTGAAGCAGGACCCCGCCAACGAAACCGCCATGACGGCGCAGGCACGGCTCGCCATGTTGCAAGGCGACAAGGCGGCTGCAATCAAGTGGTTCAACCAGGCCATCGGTGCAGCACCAAAGTCCCCGGCGGCGTACATCGGGCTGGTGATGCTGTACAGCGGAACGGGTCAATTCGACGAGGCGGTGAGTGTCGCCAAGCGACTGGTGGATGTCGAACCTGACAACCCGGCCGCGCAGAATGCGCTAGGTGCGGCGGAACTCAATGCCGGCCATTCCAGCGAAGCACTTAAGCCACTGCAACTGGCCGTGAAGCTCGCTCCGCAGGCGCCGATGTATCGCATCAACCTAGCGCGTGCACAGCTTCTGGGCAAGAACACCAAGGAGGCCGAAGACAATCTAGAGCAGGTTATCAAGGCAGATCCCGGCCAGGTTCAGGCGGTGAACTTGCTGGCCTTCGTGAAGTTGCAGAACAAGGATATGCCCGGTGCGCTCTCGCTGGCGCGCGCGCTGCAAGGGCAGCCTGCCACCAAGGCTGCAGGTTTCATGCTCGAAGGAGATCTGTATACGGCAAACCAGTCCCATCATGAAGCAGTCAATGCCTACCAGCAGGGTTTGAAGATTGCATATGAGCGACCACTGGTACTCAAGGTGTTTCAGGCGATGAGTGCGGATGGCTCCAGCGAGCCGCAAACGGTCCTGCGCGACTGGTTGGCCAAGCATCCGGATGATGCTGGCACGCGGGCGCTGCTGGCTGAGTACTACCTGACCCACAAGCAGAACGCGCTGGCGGTGACGGAATACGAGCGTGTCGTCAAGGACCATCCTTCCGACGTGGGTGCACTCAACAACCTGGCGTGGGCCTATACCGCGCAAGGCAATCCCAAGGCGCTGGAGTTAGCCGAACGCGCGTATAAACTGGCGCCGACCTCGCCCAGCGTGCAAGACACCTATGCGTGGGCGCTGGTTGCCGGCAATCAGGTCGGGAAGGCGTTGCCCCTTCTCGTTCAGGCAGCCAAGGCGGCGCCCAAAGAGCCGTCGATTCACTATCACCTGGCCGTGGCTCAGGCGCGCACGGGTGACAAAGCGGGCGCGCGAACGACGCTCGAGGTACTGCAAAAATCCGGCGCCGATTTCGAAGGCAAGGCGGCAGCAGAAAAGCTGTACCGCGAGCTGGGCGGCGCCGGTGGATCAGCCAAGTAG
- the prsR gene encoding PEP-CTERM-box response regulator transcription factor, with translation MSTPQGYLLIVEDDTGLQTQLRWSFEDYNVVFASDRASALDLMLRHQPAVVLQDLGLPPDPSGTSEGFATLAEILQQAPHTKVIVVTGNGDRDNAVKSIGCGAFDFCSKPLDLEVLRLLVSRAFRMHQLEAENRALKTQSSTLLEGIIGSSEVMATACRLVEKVGPSNATVMLLGETGTGKELFARALHRLSSRRDGPFVAINCAAIPEPLLEAELFGYEKGAYTGAHKQTKGKIELAVNGTLLLDEIGDMPPALQAKLLRFLQERVIERIGGRESIPVDIRIICATHHDLRALIQQGRFREDLFYRVSEVSIRLPPLRDRVGDAALLARHFLAQAATRHGRTIRGFSAKALKAIEAHPWPGNVRELENAVNGAVIMADTHQIGLAELHLATAGGEEFQTLRQARVDAEKQAIQHAMTRAGGNLSRVAELLGITRPTLYDLLEKYGLKKTADAD, from the coding sequence ATGAGTACGCCACAGGGCTATTTGTTGATCGTCGAAGACGACACCGGCCTGCAAACCCAGTTGCGCTGGAGCTTCGAGGACTACAACGTTGTCTTTGCCAGTGACCGGGCGTCGGCACTGGACCTGATGCTTCGTCACCAGCCGGCCGTGGTGCTGCAGGATCTTGGGTTGCCGCCCGATCCGAGTGGAACCAGCGAAGGGTTCGCCACGCTGGCGGAAATTCTGCAACAGGCGCCACACACCAAGGTCATTGTGGTCACCGGCAACGGCGACCGCGACAATGCGGTCAAGTCGATCGGCTGCGGTGCGTTCGACTTTTGCTCCAAGCCACTGGATCTGGAAGTGCTGCGCCTGCTGGTGAGTCGGGCCTTTCGGATGCACCAACTGGAGGCCGAGAACCGCGCGCTCAAAACCCAGTCGAGTACCCTGCTGGAGGGGATCATCGGCAGCAGTGAAGTCATGGCGACTGCGTGTCGACTGGTAGAAAAAGTCGGCCCCTCGAACGCTACCGTCATGCTGCTCGGGGAGACCGGTACCGGCAAGGAGTTGTTCGCACGCGCCTTGCATCGACTGAGTTCGCGGCGCGATGGTCCGTTCGTGGCGATCAACTGCGCGGCGATTCCCGAGCCGTTGCTGGAAGCCGAATTGTTCGGCTACGAAAAAGGTGCCTACACCGGCGCCCACAAGCAGACCAAGGGCAAGATCGAGCTGGCCGTCAATGGAACCTTGTTGCTCGACGAGATTGGCGACATGCCGCCGGCGCTTCAGGCCAAGCTTTTGCGTTTTCTGCAGGAGCGGGTGATTGAGCGGATCGGCGGGCGCGAGTCGATCCCGGTGGATATCCGGATCATTTGCGCCACTCACCACGACTTGCGCGCGCTGATCCAGCAAGGGCGCTTCCGCGAGGATCTGTTCTACCGCGTCAGTGAAGTCAGCATCCGCTTGCCGCCGCTGCGGGACCGCGTCGGTGACGCGGCGCTGCTTGCTCGCCATTTCCTGGCGCAGGCAGCCACTCGCCATGGCCGCACGATTCGTGGCTTTTCCGCCAAGGCACTCAAGGCGATTGAAGCGCATCCCTGGCCTGGCAATGTGCGCGAGCTGGAAAATGCGGTGAACGGCGCGGTCATCATGGCTGATACCCATCAAATCGGGCTGGCCGAGTTGCACCTGGCGACGGCCGGTGGCGAAGAATTTCAGACATTGCGCCAAGCGCGGGTTGACGCCGAAAAGCAGGCCATTCAGCACGCCATGACCAGGGCGGGCGGTAACCTCTCGCGCGTCGCGGAATTGCTCGGTATCACCCGGCCGACGCTTTACGATCTGCTGGAAAAGTACGGTTTGAAGAAGACGGCAGACGCCGATTGA
- the prsK gene encoding XrtA/PEP-CTERM system histidine kinase PrsK: MHVIVIASYLIAAAAFLVGSVLLGVSWRGQRTGALLVVAALAMTAWGVFLAYAEWQRTVAISWVMLAEVLRYGAWLVFLSALFGASPMAGLLRGLRITAHVLWVALALYCVLPGTSLARSAALPFTISLPLVGMLVLALIGVVFLEQIYRNISPERRWAMKFLVIALGVMFAYDIFLYSYAVLYQRFNLSAWAARGFIVATLVPLLLVAAARNPVWSLEVAVSRRVVFYSTSLLVVAFYIIATAMGGYYVRLYGGDWGRVAEITLACFALLSVLLIASSGQARSRLRVFLHKNFFSFRYDYREEWLRLTTTLSASDTELPLRAVRALAQILDSPAGALLICDDEGQLVPEARWNMPVPADLKLSTELPALEFMRERQWIYNLDDAPPLGEAKLRAPAELQALPRVWLLVPLVQEQRLVGLVVLAQARAKRSFDWEDIDLVRAAGSQVSGTLAQAMNARSLAEARQFEGFNRLTAFLMHDLKNVAAQQSLLLQNAERHKRNPAFVDDMLTTVANAVGRISRLLEQLRGGVTPATLARVQLDVVIDKALAECQAQLPRPTYEPAQERLWVQADPEQFATVLGHVLRNAQDAAQAHGHVTLTLKRVAGDAAIEIEDDGAGMDEEFIRDRLFKPFFSTKESKGMGVGAYQAREYVRSLGGAVSVASVPGQGTVFTIRLPLADRDENSLRPGPLAATS; encoded by the coding sequence ATGCACGTCATCGTCATTGCCAGTTACTTGATCGCCGCAGCCGCGTTTCTGGTGGGATCGGTCTTGCTCGGCGTCAGCTGGCGCGGCCAGCGCACCGGCGCCCTGCTGGTTGTGGCCGCCCTGGCCATGACTGCTTGGGGTGTGTTTCTGGCCTACGCAGAATGGCAGCGCACGGTGGCGATCAGCTGGGTCATGCTGGCCGAGGTTCTGCGTTACGGCGCCTGGTTGGTATTTTTGAGCGCTTTGTTCGGCGCATCGCCGATGGCCGGTTTGCTGCGCGGTTTGCGTATTACTGCACACGTATTGTGGGTTGCACTCGCGCTTTACTGTGTGTTGCCGGGGACGAGCCTGGCGCGCTCGGCGGCGCTGCCGTTCACTATCAGTTTGCCGCTGGTTGGCATGTTGGTACTGGCGCTGATTGGCGTGGTGTTTCTTGAGCAGATTTACCGAAATATCAGCCCGGAACGCCGCTGGGCGATGAAGTTTCTGGTCATCGCCCTTGGCGTGATGTTCGCTTATGACATTTTTTTGTATTCCTACGCGGTGCTGTATCAGCGCTTCAATCTGAGCGCCTGGGCAGCTCGCGGCTTCATCGTTGCCACGTTGGTACCGCTGTTACTGGTGGCGGCGGCGCGCAACCCGGTGTGGTCGCTGGAGGTCGCGGTGTCTCGGCGCGTGGTGTTCTATTCCACCAGCCTGTTGGTGGTCGCGTTCTACATCATTGCCACGGCGATGGGCGGGTATTACGTACGCCTGTACGGCGGCGATTGGGGGCGCGTGGCGGAGATTACGCTGGCCTGCTTCGCACTGCTGTCGGTGTTGTTGATCGCGTCTTCCGGACAGGCGCGCTCGCGTCTGCGCGTGTTCCTGCACAAGAATTTCTTCAGCTTTCGCTATGACTATCGCGAGGAATGGCTGCGTCTGACCACCACGCTGTCGGCCAGCGATACCGAATTGCCGCTGCGTGCGGTTCGCGCGCTGGCGCAGATTCTGGACAGCCCGGCGGGTGCGTTGCTGATCTGCGATGACGAGGGTCAGCTTGTGCCGGAGGCCCGCTGGAACATGCCGGTACCCGCCGACTTGAAGCTTTCCACCGAACTGCCGGCGCTCGAGTTCATGCGTGAGCGCCAGTGGATCTACAACCTGGATGATGCACCGCCCCTGGGTGAGGCGAAGCTGCGTGCACCAGCCGAGCTGCAGGCGTTGCCACGTGTCTGGCTGCTGGTTCCGCTGGTGCAGGAGCAGCGGCTGGTTGGCCTGGTGGTGCTGGCGCAGGCGCGCGCCAAACGAAGCTTCGATTGGGAGGACATCGACCTGGTGCGGGCGGCTGGTAGTCAAGTGAGCGGCACGCTGGCGCAGGCCATGAATGCGCGCAGCCTCGCCGAGGCGCGTCAATTCGAGGGCTTCAATCGACTTACTGCCTTTTTGATGCACGATCTGAAGAATGTTGCCGCCCAGCAATCGCTGCTGCTGCAGAACGCCGAACGGCACAAGCGCAACCCGGCGTTCGTCGACGACATGCTCACCACGGTGGCAAATGCGGTAGGTCGCATTTCACGACTGCTTGAGCAGTTGCGCGGAGGCGTGACGCCTGCCACGCTGGCTCGCGTGCAGCTGGATGTGGTGATCGACAAGGCGCTTGCCGAATGTCAGGCGCAGTTGCCGCGGCCGACGTATGAGCCCGCGCAGGAAAGGCTCTGGGTGCAGGCGGACCCGGAACAGTTCGCCACGGTGCTGGGACATGTACTGCGTAACGCTCAGGACGCGGCGCAAGCCCACGGCCATGTGACGTTGACGCTGAAACGTGTGGCGGGGGATGCAGCGATCGAGATTGAGGACGATGGGGCAGGTATGGACGAGGAATTCATCCGCGATCGGCTGTTCAAGCCATTTTTCTCCACCAAGGAGAGCAAGGGTATGGGTGTCGGTGCGTATCAGGCGCGCGAATACGTGCGTTCGCTGGGCGGCGCGGTGAGCGTGGCAAGCGTGCCAGGTCAGGGCACGGTGTTCACTATTCGCTTGCCGCTGGCTGACCGTGATGAAAATTCGCTGCGGCCAGGCCCGCTGGCGGCAACTTCATGA
- the wecB gene encoding UDP-N-acetylglucosamine 2-epimerase (non-hydrolyzing), with translation MRFETEGRCFVMQRLRIDLIAAARPNFMKVAPLFHELHAQPWCEVRLLHTGQHYDHNMSKAFFDDLGLPSPDLHLGVGSGSHAVQTANVMLAYETACLAERPDLIVVVGDVNATVACALVGTKLHIPVAHLEAGLRSRDRRMPEEINRLVTDAIADILWTPSPDADENLTAEGVAPEKFTRVGNIMIDSYELMRERIEASGERQRLGLKNHEYAVVTLHRPSNVDEREPLTALVNQLTDMASRLPLVFPVHPRTRKNLEAFGLWASLSKAPGVQLVEPLGYVDFMNLVCGARLTITDSGGVQEETTYLGIPCLTLRTTTERPITITEGTNQLVTVSTLGSAVDQILAGHEAHGRKPELWDGHTASRVAADIRRRLCVEPPLAAEAVVESGAAV, from the coding sequence ATGCGATTTGAAACTGAAGGGAGATGCTTCGTCATGCAGCGGCTAAGGATTGATTTGATTGCGGCCGCGCGGCCCAATTTCATGAAGGTTGCGCCGCTCTTTCATGAGTTGCACGCGCAACCGTGGTGCGAAGTGCGCCTGCTGCATACCGGCCAGCACTACGATCACAACATGTCCAAGGCCTTCTTTGACGATCTGGGTTTGCCGTCGCCCGATCTGCACCTTGGTGTGGGCAGCGGCAGCCACGCCGTGCAGACGGCGAACGTGATGCTTGCCTATGAAACGGCCTGTCTCGCGGAGCGGCCGGATCTGATCGTGGTGGTCGGTGACGTCAATGCCACCGTTGCCTGCGCCCTGGTGGGTACCAAGTTGCATATACCGGTGGCACATCTTGAGGCTGGTTTGCGCAGCCGCGACCGGCGTATGCCCGAGGAGATCAACCGCCTGGTGACCGATGCGATCGCCGACATTCTGTGGACGCCCTCGCCCGACGCCGACGAGAATCTCACCGCTGAGGGTGTGGCGCCGGAGAAGTTCACGCGGGTTGGCAACATCATGATCGACTCCTACGAGTTGATGCGCGAGCGCATCGAGGCCAGCGGCGAGCGCCAGCGGCTTGGATTGAAGAATCACGAATACGCGGTGGTGACCTTGCATCGGCCGTCGAATGTCGATGAGCGCGAGCCACTCACCGCGCTGGTCAATCAATTGACCGACATGGCGAGCAGGCTACCGCTGGTATTCCCGGTGCACCCACGCACGCGCAAGAATCTTGAAGCCTTTGGGCTATGGGCAAGCCTGTCGAAGGCGCCCGGCGTGCAGCTGGTCGAGCCACTCGGCTACGTGGATTTCATGAACCTGGTTTGTGGAGCGCGTTTGACCATCACGGATTCTGGTGGCGTCCAGGAAGAGACCACCTATCTGGGCATACCCTGCCTGACCTTGCGCACCACCACTGAGCGACCGATCACCATTACCGAAGGCACCAACCAACTGGTGACGGTCAGCACGCTGGGGTCGGCCGTGGACCAGATTCTTGCAGGTCACGAAGCACATGGCCGCAAGCCCGAGCTTTGGGATGGTCATACCGCATCGCGCGTGGCAGCCGACATACGTCGCCGCCTGTGCGTTGAGCCACCGCTGGCTGCCGAAGCGGTGGTCGAGTCCGGCGCCGCCGTGTGA
- a CDS encoding PEP-CTERM sorting domain-containing protein gives MKTIKYLGLAGLAAASLFASQAFASMCPMGFHGQPTCIATTNAYGEATLEQSLGAAGTHGSIFSAGNGINPYTQQLNPSSYWSVGGTGGSENTVMLTLTGNASTLQYGIFDPTDVNNKLMLFNGGAAGYTTSLKTNGAGGFAATYYASSNPLDPSSGHAVATFNSGNLFGYYLQVGNTFYYSDKSLNSNGTPRVVTYAGDGSNKIALTHGWFTPGEYLQAWEDGTDFDYNDFVVMVESVHPVPEPGALGMFGAGALLIGLFAGLRRRRENA, from the coding sequence ATGAAGACCATCAAATATCTCGGACTCGCAGGGCTGGCTGCTGCAAGTCTGTTCGCGTCCCAAGCTTTTGCCTCGATGTGCCCGATGGGGTTCCACGGCCAGCCCACTTGCATCGCCACGACCAACGCTTATGGCGAGGCGACGTTGGAACAGTCGCTCGGTGCCGCGGGCACCCATGGCAGCATTTTTTCCGCGGGCAACGGCATCAACCCGTATACGCAGCAGCTGAATCCGTCGAGCTACTGGAGTGTTGGTGGCACCGGCGGCAGCGAAAACACGGTCATGCTGACCCTGACGGGCAACGCGTCGACCCTGCAGTACGGCATTTTTGACCCGACTGACGTCAACAACAAGCTCATGCTGTTCAATGGTGGTGCGGCTGGTTACACCACGTCGCTGAAAACCAATGGCGCCGGTGGCTTTGCTGCAACGTATTACGCGTCCTCGAACCCGCTGGACCCGTCAAGCGGCCACGCCGTAGCCACCTTCAACAGCGGCAATCTTTTCGGTTACTACCTGCAGGTTGGAAACACCTTTTATTACTCCGACAAATCGCTGAACAGCAACGGCACCCCGCGTGTCGTGACCTACGCAGGCGACGGATCGAACAAGATCGCGCTGACCCATGGCTGGTTCACTCCGGGCGAATACCTGCAGGCGTGGGAAGACGGTACCGACTTCGACTACAACGACTTTGTGGTCATGGTGGAGTCTGTTCACCCCGTACCGGAGCCGGGCGCGTTGGGCATGTTTGGCGCGGGCGCCTTGCTGATCGGCCTGTTCGCCGGGCTGCGTCGCCGCCGCGAAAATGCCTGA
- a CDS encoding lipopolysaccharide biosynthesis protein, whose amino-acid sequence MKWLAGVRFAGQFIAWAITLVVIRILKPSDYGLMAIAEVLIGFAALFQELGLYSAMVQKRDLTERQVEQAFGFLIIANTGIYVLLFAMAPLLAAFFDDPRLTNIVRVLGIQFPLASIGVVQDAMLSRSMRFKQKSLATLAITLVNGITTLGFALAGAGVWALVYGSLAGSLIRPVALSLAARHWCRPRFSRAGMAEMLNFGGFITASGFIWYVYSQSDVFIIGKVLGKEILGFYSIAMQLASLPLQKIGETLNQVGLAAYSSIQHDMAAIRFHYLKVLRLLNFFGFPIFWGLSSIAPELVSVVLGARWERAVIPLQLLSLVMPLRLAGHSGSPLSAIGKPQVGTLNHLIALILMPPAFLIGAYLDGLVGVSMAWVVMFPIVTLIRLRFSLRPLSLNNRDYFKTMAAPAAASAVMYIMVILARHTIVDHLASPAIGLAFLVATGAVVYCAYMWLFHRKDCREIIALTKR is encoded by the coding sequence ATGAAGTGGCTGGCCGGTGTACGCTTCGCCGGCCAGTTCATCGCATGGGCAATAACACTGGTCGTAATCCGCATCCTCAAGCCGTCCGACTATGGCTTGATGGCGATCGCCGAAGTATTGATCGGTTTTGCGGCGCTGTTCCAGGAACTGGGCCTGTATTCGGCCATGGTCCAGAAGCGCGACTTGACTGAACGTCAGGTCGAGCAGGCATTCGGGTTTCTGATCATCGCCAATACCGGCATCTACGTGCTGCTGTTTGCCATGGCCCCGCTGCTTGCGGCTTTCTTTGATGATCCACGCCTCACCAATATCGTGCGTGTGCTTGGCATCCAGTTTCCACTGGCATCCATCGGTGTTGTGCAGGATGCCATGCTCAGTCGCAGCATGCGTTTCAAGCAGAAGTCGCTTGCCACCCTTGCCATCACTCTCGTCAACGGCATCACAACGCTTGGTTTTGCACTGGCAGGCGCAGGGGTTTGGGCGCTCGTATATGGCAGCCTCGCAGGGTCTCTGATACGTCCCGTCGCGCTAAGCCTGGCAGCTCGACATTGGTGTCGACCGAGGTTTTCTCGTGCTGGCATGGCAGAAATGCTGAATTTCGGTGGCTTCATCACGGCCAGTGGTTTCATTTGGTATGTGTATTCGCAGTCGGACGTTTTCATCATTGGAAAAGTGTTGGGCAAGGAGATTCTTGGCTTCTACTCCATCGCCATGCAGTTGGCGTCGCTGCCCCTGCAAAAGATCGGGGAGACTCTCAATCAAGTCGGGCTTGCCGCGTATTCCTCCATCCAGCACGACATGGCCGCGATACGCTTTCATTACCTGAAGGTACTCAGGCTTCTCAATTTCTTTGGCTTTCCCATATTCTGGGGTCTTTCAAGCATTGCCCCGGAACTGGTTTCCGTCGTGTTGGGCGCGCGCTGGGAGCGCGCGGTGATCCCCTTGCAGCTCTTGAGTCTGGTCATGCCGTTGCGACTCGCCGGTCACAGTGGCTCACCGTTGTCAGCTATCGGGAAGCCGCAAGTCGGTACGCTGAACCACCTCATTGCCTTGATTCTGATGCCGCCGGCATTCTTAATCGGTGCCTATCTTGATGGCTTGGTCGGCGTCTCCATGGCGTGGGTAGTCATGTTCCCCATTGTCACGTTGATCCGACTGCGTTTTTCGTTGCGTCCGTTAAGTTTGAACAACCGTGATTACTTCAAAACCATGGCAGCGCCGGCAGCCGCTAGTGCTGTCATGTACATCATGGTCATTCTCGCCCGCCACACGATTGTTGATCATCTAGCCAGCCCAGCCATAGGACTGGCGTTTCTGGTCGCGACCGGCGCGGTGGTCTACTGTGCATACATGTGGTTGTTCCACCGCAAAGACTGCCGCGAAATCATTGCGCTGACCAAAAGGTGA
- a CDS encoding phosphatidylserine decarboxylase, giving the protein MTTLAVQLVVLLLLSILIGMWATRFPYPAPWLRRFLSPKLRWPERQIRGWLQNGRFHPGFLGFFNRDPHRVPPPEAGLVAPADGLITSAEVRDGVRYLVIALTFWDMHVQRSPAAGRVVTVEPSGDQLMDGEGRDFSFLREKHCPVQTRIVIDTEEFGRLAVRLITSIAARRIEVWPEEGSMIERGQRLGRILLGSTVVLEMPEALPVCAVVGQRVCAGETLVTAGATP; this is encoded by the coding sequence ATGACAACGCTTGCTGTGCAATTGGTGGTGCTCCTGCTCCTGTCAATACTCATCGGCATGTGGGCAACCCGCTTTCCCTACCCCGCCCCCTGGCTACGCCGTTTCCTGTCGCCAAAGCTGCGTTGGCCAGAGCGTCAGATCCGCGGATGGTTGCAAAACGGCCGCTTTCATCCGGGATTTCTTGGGTTCTTCAATCGGGACCCACATCGCGTGCCACCACCCGAGGCCGGTCTCGTTGCGCCAGCTGACGGCTTGATCACCAGTGCGGAGGTGCGAGATGGCGTCCGATACCTGGTCATCGCGTTGACCTTCTGGGATATGCACGTGCAGCGCAGCCCTGCCGCGGGGAGGGTCGTTACGGTCGAGCCGAGCGGCGACCAGCTCATGGATGGTGAGGGAAGGGATTTTTCCTTCCTGCGTGAAAAACACTGCCCGGTACAAACGCGCATCGTGATTGACACTGAGGAATTTGGACGTCTTGCCGTCCGATTGATTACCAGCATTGCGGCCCGACGAATAGAAGTCTGGCCCGAGGAAGGCAGCATGATCGAACGTGGACAACGGCTTGGACGAATACTGCTCGGAAGCACGGTGGTGCTGGAGATGCCGGAAGCGCTTCCGGTATGTGCTGTCGTTGGTCAGCGTGTGTGCGCGGGAGAAACCCTGGTGACTGCAGGAGCGACGCCATGA